DNA sequence from the Novosphingobium sp. KACC 22771 genome:
GTCGCCTTCGAACACGAGGCGCAGGCGGCCGGGACCGGGGACGAGGAAGTCGGTGGCGCGATACTGGTCACCAAAGGCGTGACGGCCAACCACGATGGGGTCGGTCCAGCCCGGCACCAGGCGGGGCACATTCGAGATCACGATGGGCTCGCGGAACACAACGCCGCCAAGGATGTTGCGGATCGTGCCGTTGGGGCTCTTCCACATTTCCTTGAGGTTGAATTCTTCGACGCGGGCTTCGTCGGGGGTGATGGTGGCGCACTTTACGCCGACGCCATATTCGCGGATCGCGTTGGCCGAATCGACCGTCACCTGGTCGTTGGTCGCGTCGCGGTTTTCCACCGACAGGTCGTAATACTTCAGGTCGATGTCCAGATAGGGCAGGATCAGTCGTTCACGGATCCACTGCCAAATGATCTTGGTCATTTCATCGCCGTCGATCTCGACAACGGGGTTGGCTACCTTGATTTTTGCCATGTGCTTTTGTTCCCTGGGGTGGAGTGGCTTGCATTCCCCCTAGCATAGGATTTCCGCCGCGCAAGGGCGGGTTTTCGCATTGGGCGGCGCGGCGAAAGATAGTTTTTGATATTGCGAAGTCATAGCAAATATCCACCGGTCCCCGCACCCTTTGCCCGCGGGCAAGGCTATTTTAACGCTGCCGCTCTAGGGTAAACTGGCCGGAGCGCAGGCCTGACGCTCCGATAAGGAGCTTTGCATGTCCGCCGCCCAATCCCCGGCCCTTGAAGTTGACGTCATCCTGCGCACGCATAATCGCGCGGCGATGCTGCCCGATGCAGTGGCGTCGTTTTTTGCCGCCGATGCGCGCGGGGTCAAGGCGCGGCTGCTGGTGGTCGACAATGCTTCGTCGGATAATACGCAGGCGGTGCTGGCCGATCTGCAGGCGCGCCATGGCGAGGCGCTGGTGCCGCTTTATGAAGCGCGCCCCGGCCCCCAGCACGCGCTCAATGCCGCATTGGCGCATGTGCGCGGCCAGATTGTCGCCTGCTTTGACGATGATGAACGCATCGTGCCGGGCTGGCTGCAAGCCATTGCGCGCGAATTTGCCGATCCCGATACCGACTATATTGCCGGCCCCGTGCTGTTCCCCGAAGGCAGTTCTCTGCCCGAATGGTTGCCCGCAGGTTTTAACGGCGCTCTGGGTTTCATCGACCATGGGGCGCAGCGCCGCCAGTTTGGCCCCGGCTTTCACGGCATGCTGACGCAGGGCAATTGCGCGCTGCGGGCAAAAATCTTTGAGGAGTTCGGGCCTTATCCCGATTGCTTCAACACCGCCGAGGACCGCTGGCTCAACCAATGGCTGACCGATCAGGGCAAGCGGGGGTTCTACTGCCCCGATTTCGGCGTGACGCACCTGTTGCAGGAGGCGCGGGTCAACCGGGCCTACTTTCGCCAATGGGCGCGGCGCGAAGGGCGCGATCTGGCCACCTGCGATACGCTGCTCTCGCGGCCCAACATGCTGGCCCAGCGCTGGTATTGGCGCAAGATTGCGGGCTGCGCGGCGCGGCGGTTGATGGGGGCGGGGACCTCGGCCGAATTGTTCCGCGATGAATTGGAACTGCGCGTGGCGGCCAGCTATGCCGCCACTTGCTTAGGCCGCCGAGCGGCGGCCTAAGCGCGCCATGGTCATCGCGTAAACCCGCGCGGCGACGGTGCGGATCTCGATCGTGGCGGGATGGCGCACCAGAAACAGACAGGCCAGCCAGCACGGAATGCCCGCCACCGACAGAGCGATCAGCAGGCCCCAGCCAATATCGCCCGCGCCCATGCCCAGCCAGTCCTGCGCGATGATCAGCGGAATGCCCGCACCATAGGCTGCCACCGCGCTGCGCCAGTAGATATTGACCAGATCAACAAAGCGGAAATGCATCAGCCGCGCCAGGAACACACCGTAAATCGCGACCCACAGCAGGCCATAGACGATACGACTGGCCGCGGCGGCCTCGACCCCGATAAAGCAGGCCAAGGTGAGGCAGCCGATGATGATCGCCGTGTCGATCCAGTTCACCCAGATCAGCGTGCGAATGCGCCCCAGCAGGATCGGCACATCCATCTGCAACGGCACGGCGACAAACAGCGTTTCCGACAGCGCCGTCCATTTGAGCAGCACGGCCACGCCCGCCCATTTCGGCCCATAAAGCAAATGCACCAGCGGCCCTGCGGCCAGCCCGAGGCCGACCATTGCCGCCCAATTCACCGCCGTATTGCAGGCGGTCAGATGCAGATAGGAAGGCCCCAGCGGATCGCCCGCATCGCGTTTGCGCGCAAAGGCGGGATAGAACACCGAGGTTAGACCGCTGGTCACCAGCGTTGAAAGCTGGGCCGAAAGCGCAGTGGCGCGGCTGAACAGGCCGGTCGCGGTGACGCCCAGCAGCCGCGCAACGATCAGATCCTGCGTGCGCATGCCGATGGCCCCGCTGGCGCTGATGAAAAAGGAATTGGCGCTGAAAGAGAGCAGCGGGCGCGCAGTGGCCCAATCGCGCGGAAAACGCGGCACCACCGGGCGAAACCGCATGACGATCCCTGTGCGCAAAATCGCCGACAGCAGCAGGCCCCATGCCATCGAGGCCGGACCAAACCCATGCGCCGCCAAAT
Encoded proteins:
- a CDS encoding glycosyltransferase, which translates into the protein MSAAQSPALEVDVILRTHNRAAMLPDAVASFFAADARGVKARLLVVDNASSDNTQAVLADLQARHGEALVPLYEARPGPQHALNAALAHVRGQIVACFDDDERIVPGWLQAIAREFADPDTDYIAGPVLFPEGSSLPEWLPAGFNGALGFIDHGAQRRQFGPGFHGMLTQGNCALRAKIFEEFGPYPDCFNTAEDRWLNQWLTDQGKRGFYCPDFGVTHLLQEARVNRAYFRQWARREGRDLATCDTLLSRPNMLAQRWYWRKIAGCAARRLMGAGTSAELFRDELELRVAASYAATCLGRRAAA
- a CDS encoding oligosaccharide flippase family protein; amino-acid sequence: MSIRASIAWSMATQYLAFVIQFAVSVIISRLYLSPTEFGVYSVALAASMLVAMFQDAGITRFVSGQQAMDPAHVRDYAGVAVSIACGVAVVLGALAPVISHIYHNTTLIGLTLIIAAASFISPFALIPVGLLTREMNFRALFFANIISALSGGLLSIYLAAHGFGPASMAWGLLLSAILRTGIVMRFRPVVPRFPRDWATARPLLSFSANSFFISASGAIGMRTQDLIVARLLGVTATGLFSRATALSAQLSTLVTSGLTSVFYPAFARKRDAGDPLGPSYLHLTACNTAVNWAAMVGLGLAAGPLVHLLYGPKWAGVAVLLKWTALSETLFVAVPLQMDVPILLGRIRTLIWVNWIDTAIIIGCLTLACFIGVEAAAASRIVYGLLWVAIYGVFLARLMHFRFVDLVNIYWRSAVAAYGAGIPLIIAQDWLGMGAGDIGWGLLIALSVAGIPCWLACLFLVRHPATIEIRTVAARVYAMTMARLGRRSAA